Proteins from one Streptomyces genisteinicus genomic window:
- a CDS encoding DUF642 domain-containing protein, whose amino-acid sequence MRHLRTSVTAVCATVLSAAVLVPATASAAPAPAPGAGAGAFTTGVVWADGFEEPVVPAPQPFTGHPAGGTVGAWTVGTGSVDLVSDRLWDAAEGRQSVDLSGNGPGSISRTVPTHPLTTYVVTYRLAGNSGRPPAVKTGELRVDGAVVDDLTFDTTGRTPRAMGWEQRTVYFTTLLRTSATLTFSSTTESNGGPVVDDVTVRSCLLVLCPYTTAAVP is encoded by the coding sequence ATGCGTCATCTGCGCACGTCCGTCACCGCCGTGTGTGCAACCGTCCTGTCCGCAGCGGTACTTGTGCCCGCGACCGCTTCCGCCGCCCCCGCGCCCGCCCCCGGTGCGGGCGCGGGCGCCTTCACGACCGGAGTGGTGTGGGCCGACGGCTTCGAGGAGCCGGTCGTCCCCGCCCCGCAGCCGTTCACCGGCCATCCCGCCGGGGGAACCGTCGGCGCCTGGACGGTCGGCACCGGCAGCGTCGACCTCGTGTCGGACCGGCTGTGGGACGCGGCCGAGGGCCGCCAGTCCGTCGACCTCAGCGGCAACGGCCCTGGCAGCATCTCCCGGACCGTGCCCACCCACCCGCTCACCACCTACGTCGTCACCTACCGGCTGGCCGGCAACTCGGGCCGCCCGCCCGCCGTCAAGACGGGCGAACTCCGCGTCGACGGCGCCGTCGTCGACGACCTGACCTTCGACACCACCGGCCGCACCCCTCGCGCCATGGGCTGGGAGCAGCGGACCGTCTACTTCACCACGCTGCTCCGCACCTCCGCGACCCTCACCTTCTCGAGCACCACGGAGAGCAACGGCGGCCCCGTGGTAGACGACGTGACCGTCCGCAGCTGCCTGCTCGTCCTCTGCCCCTACACGACGGCCGCGGTCCCGTAG
- a CDS encoding FG-GAP repeat domain-containing protein, which translates to MIDRRRNTLRGVLVATATALALALTAQNAAATGGAAPAGETRTPSFSMKGVHRQTAEPYLYFTDRAGGFAPGRHVAVGYGTFADSVDVDNDRDGWSDGTWNLYKDGTLDYSWIDDRLAYHSKQVGTGWDTYTEVLSPGNLGGAREADLVGRDGDGVLWLHLARPDGTLTARHRVGGGWGRYTQLAGQGDLTGDGRPDVVARDGSGVLWLHRGTGDRAQPFAPRTRVGGGWNAYDRLLSVGDLDADGTPDLIARTPDGVLLRYSGTGTDAEIFAEPVVIGRGYHVYDLL; encoded by the coding sequence ATGATCGACCGGCGCCGGAACACGCTCAGGGGCGTGCTCGTGGCCACCGCCACCGCGCTCGCCCTGGCCCTGACGGCCCAGAACGCCGCCGCCACCGGCGGCGCCGCGCCCGCCGGAGAGACACGGACGCCCAGCTTCTCGATGAAGGGCGTCCACCGGCAGACCGCCGAACCGTACCTGTACTTCACGGACCGGGCCGGCGGCTTCGCACCCGGCCGCCACGTCGCCGTCGGATACGGCACCTTCGCCGACTCCGTCGACGTGGACAACGACCGCGACGGCTGGAGCGACGGCACCTGGAACCTGTACAAGGACGGGACCCTCGACTACAGCTGGATCGACGACCGGCTCGCCTACCACAGCAAGCAGGTCGGCACCGGCTGGGACACCTACACCGAGGTCCTCTCTCCGGGGAACCTCGGCGGCGCACGCGAGGCGGACCTCGTCGGGCGCGACGGGGACGGCGTCCTGTGGCTCCACCTCGCCCGTCCCGACGGCACCCTCACCGCCCGTCACCGCGTCGGCGGCGGCTGGGGCCGGTACACCCAGCTCGCCGGGCAGGGGGACCTCACCGGCGACGGCCGGCCCGACGTCGTCGCCCGGGACGGCTCCGGCGTCCTGTGGCTCCACCGCGGCACCGGCGACCGCGCACAGCCCTTCGCCCCGCGCACACGCGTCGGCGGCGGCTGGAACGCCTACGACCGGCTCCTGTCGGTCGGTGACCTCGACGCGGACGGCACACCGGACCTGATCGCCCGCACGCCGGACGGCGTCCTCCTCCGCTACTCGGGCACCGGCACCGATGCGGAGATCTTCGCGGAGCCGGTCGTCATCGGCCGCGGGTACCACGTCTACGACCTCCTGTGA
- a CDS encoding TMEM165/GDT1 family protein: MTFDPLAMLTAFGLIFLAELPDKTMFASLAMGTRMRPLYVWLGTSTAFVVHVAIAVGAGSLLGLLPETAVKLVSAALFAFGAFVLLRGGDDDEEEGGARTVTGFWPVWTTAFTAVFISEWGDLTQITTANLAATNGWLPTAIGSALALMSVSALALLVGRFIAQRVPLKTVQRIGALCMAGLAVWTLVEAFTV, translated from the coding sequence ATGACCTTCGACCCCCTGGCGATGCTCACCGCCTTCGGGCTGATCTTCCTCGCGGAGCTCCCCGACAAGACCATGTTCGCCTCCCTCGCCATGGGCACCCGGATGCGGCCGCTGTACGTCTGGCTCGGCACCTCCACCGCCTTCGTCGTGCACGTCGCCATCGCGGTCGGCGCGGGCAGTCTGCTCGGTCTCCTGCCCGAGACGGCGGTCAAGCTCGTCTCGGCGGCCCTGTTCGCCTTCGGTGCGTTCGTCCTCCTCAGGGGCGGTGACGACGACGAGGAGGAGGGTGGCGCCAGGACCGTCACCGGCTTCTGGCCCGTCTGGACCACCGCTTTCACGGCCGTGTTCATCAGCGAGTGGGGCGACCTCACCCAGATCACCACCGCCAACCTCGCCGCCACCAACGGCTGGCTCCCCACCGCGATCGGCTCGGCGCTCGCCCTGATGTCGGTCTCCGCCCTGGCGCTGCTGGTCGGCCGCTTCATCGCGCAGCGCGTGCCGCTGAAGACCGTGCAGCGCATCGGGGCCCTGTGCATGGCCGGCCTCGCCGTCTGGACGCTCGTCGAGGCCTTCACCGTCTGA
- a CDS encoding amidohydrolase family protein — protein MNGSPVVLHNARLIDGTGAPPVVDGALVVDGPRIGWCGPAEHLPDGPELRGAVRVDLGGRTVCPGFFDVHVHFALPGPAGSPAAGVGEPVSYRVLKVLDRLRTTLHNGVTTARDLMGIDAGFRRAVAERRVEGPRLLVAVAMLSQTAGHADFRLPGGLDGLEAAVALPGSPGNIVDTVDEIRARVRALVAAGADCVKLATSGGVTSPHDRPEWLGLRPEMVRAAVEEAAAYGGLPVAVHAIGEAGIAAAVRSGVASIEHGYALTDELRAEMAARGQFLVPTLLETMAEPDPARVPPAVYEKAVRWHRTAQESFARSVDAGVRVALGTDAGLTAPHGANLRELGLMVRFGGLTPLKAIRAATADAAELCGVADTVGSLTAGRTADLVVCGTDPLADIDSLGDPRTIHAVVKEGRVAIDRAGVLRDAGLPGLVPQR, from the coding sequence GTGAACGGGTCTCCTGTCGTCCTGCACAACGCCCGGCTGATCGACGGCACGGGCGCCCCGCCGGTCGTGGACGGCGCGCTCGTCGTCGACGGCCCGCGGATCGGCTGGTGCGGTCCCGCCGAGCACCTGCCGGACGGTCCCGAGCTGCGGGGCGCCGTGCGTGTGGACCTCGGCGGGCGGACGGTGTGCCCGGGGTTCTTCGACGTGCATGTCCACTTCGCGCTGCCCGGTCCGGCCGGCAGTCCGGCGGCGGGCGTGGGCGAACCGGTCAGCTACCGGGTGCTGAAGGTCCTCGACCGGTTGCGCACCACCCTGCACAACGGGGTGACCACCGCACGCGATCTGATGGGCATCGACGCGGGCTTCCGCCGGGCCGTGGCCGAGCGGCGCGTCGAGGGCCCCCGGCTGCTGGTCGCCGTGGCGATGCTCAGCCAGACCGCGGGGCACGCGGACTTCCGCCTGCCCGGCGGCCTCGACGGGCTGGAGGCGGCGGTCGCCCTCCCCGGCAGCCCGGGGAACATCGTCGACACCGTGGACGAGATCCGCGCCCGTGTCCGTGCGCTGGTGGCCGCCGGGGCCGACTGCGTGAAGCTCGCCACCAGCGGTGGTGTCACCTCGCCGCACGACCGGCCGGAGTGGCTCGGTCTGCGCCCGGAGATGGTGCGCGCGGCCGTCGAGGAGGCCGCCGCCTACGGCGGGCTGCCGGTCGCGGTGCACGCGATCGGCGAGGCGGGCATCGCCGCCGCGGTCCGCTCCGGGGTCGCGAGCATCGAGCACGGCTACGCCCTCACCGACGAACTGCGGGCGGAGATGGCCGCGCGCGGCCAGTTCCTCGTCCCCACCCTCCTGGAGACGATGGCGGAACCCGACCCCGCCCGGGTGCCGCCCGCCGTGTACGAGAAGGCGGTCCGCTGGCACCGCACCGCCCAGGAGTCCTTCGCCCGCTCCGTGGACGCCGGGGTGCGGGTGGCACTGGGCACGGACGCGGGGCTGACCGCCCCGCACGGCGCCAACCTGCGGGAGCTCGGCCTGATGGTGCGGTTCGGCGGGCTCACCCCGCTCAAGGCCATCCGTGCCGCGACGGCCGACGCGGCCGAACTCTGCGGCGTCGCGGACACCGTGGGATCGCTCACCGCCGGACGGACGGCAGACCTCGTGGTCTGCGGCACCGACCCCCTCGCCGACATCGACTCCCTCGGTGATCCCCGGACGATCCACGCCGTCGTCAAGGAGGGCCGTGTGGCGATCGACCGCGCGGGCGTGCTCCGGGACGCGGGACTGCCCGGCCTCGTGCCCCAGCGGTAG